In one Leishmania major strain Friedlin complete genome, chromosome 21 genomic region, the following are encoded:
- a CDS encoding putative adenylate kinase — MSSNDGLSEDTVMYIKDNNIGQLMEYILRCIITDKPTKPLEYVHELTASPLPPRVVLAGPPASGKGTQARHICSYYKRAIGKKPVHVSSGDLLRAEVAQGTHLGKIAENFMQRGELVPDSLIISIIRNRLTQEDAVMNGWLLDGFPRTRSQAIALDAAGLCPRIFVVLDTPDDVLFGRVEGRRTDPVTGIIYHLKYNPPPENDTALLERLQHRDDDTREVLGPRLETYHSMVEGLLDYYGSIMYHVDGNRPEAAITKDITEYLQNHNVA; from the coding sequence ATGTCCTCCAACGACGGCCTCTCCGAGGACACGGTCATGTACATCAAGGACAACAACATTGGGCAGCTGATGGAGTACATCTTGCGTTGCATCATCACCGACAAACCAACCAAGCCGCTCGAATATGTGCATGAGTTGACagcctcgccgctgccgccgcgggtgGTCCTCGCTGGGCCGCCGGCAAGCGGCAAGGGCACGCAGGCGCGCCACATCTGCTCCTATTACAAGCGCGCGATTGGCAAGAAGCCAGTGCATGTCTCATCGGGCGATCTTCTTCGCGCTGAAGTGGCTCAGGGCACCCACCTGGGCAAGATTGCCGAGAACTTCATGCAGCGCGGTGAGCTCGTGCCGGATAGCCTCATCATCAGCATTATCCGCAACCGACTGACGCAGGAGGACGCGGTGATGAACGGATGGCTGCTGGACGGCTTCCCGCGCACCCGCTCTCAAGCGATTGCGCTGGACGCCGCAGGCCTGTGCCCCCGCATCTTTGTGGTCCTCGACACCCCAGATGATGTTTTGTTTGGCCGCGTCGAAGGCCGTCGCACCGACCCGGTCACCGGCATCATCTACCACCTCAAGTACAACCCGCCGCCGGAGAACgacacggcgctgctcgagcggctgcagcaccgcgacgATGACACCCGCGAGGTGCTTGGCCCTCGTCTGGAGACATACCACTCAATGGTCGAGGGTCTGCTGGACTACTACGGGTCCATCATGTATCACGTCGACGGGAACCGACCGGAGGCAGCCATCACGAAGGACATTACCGAGTACCTCCAAAACCACAATGTAGCGTAG
- a CDS encoding putative R-SNARE protein → MASNVNEESHALYGAVVVRLVDRVMLCKTPSAPMDGFTIPSTAWADLVSRCSAPHFRTSAFLNVTADKDPKQEVTLSYHLMTDDAFGYGIIGAKAVSRRDGHAALDELAALFKKMFVEPPSTLNPKLADVFVRPARDLLMKYSSGAAAGSAENKVKKVKLAVDEVKNMALDNVERVIQRGQRIDDIVQATDDLQFQAEGFQRSSRDLRNQMWWSSMKGRIILVGAVSFMLLLLYFTFFAGNGNKKTVTTQAPSSAPK, encoded by the coding sequence ATGGCGAGCAACGTGAACGAGGAGTCTCACGCGCTCTACGGAGCCGTCGTGGTGCGCCTGGTGGATCGCGTGATGCTCTGCAAGACGCCTAGCGCGCCCATGGACGGCTTCACGATTCCAAGCACCGCATGGGCGGACCTCGTCAGCCGTTGCAGCGCCCCGCACTTCCGCACCTCTGCGTTCCTCAACGTGACAGCCGACAAAGACCCGAAACAGGAGGTGACCTTGTCCTACCACCTCATGACGGATGATGCTTTTGGTTACGGCATTATCGGTGCCAAGGCAGTCAGCCGCCGAGACgggcacgccgcgctggacgAGCTGGCGGCTCTCTTCAAGAAGATGTTTGTGGAGCCCCCGTCAACGCTGAATCCAAAGCTGGCGGACGTTTTTGTGCGGCCGGCGCGCGACCTACTGATGAAgtacagcagcggcgccgccgcgggctcAGCGGAGAACAAGGTGAAGAAGGTGAAGCTAGCCGTCGATGAAGTAAAGAACATGGCGCTGGACAACGTCGAGCGTGTTATTCAGCGCGGGCAGCGCATTGACGACATTGTGCAGGCCACCGATGATCTGCAGTTTCAAGCAGAGGGcttccagcgcagcagccgtgaTCTGCGCAACCAGATGTGGTGGAGCTCGATGAAGGGGCGCATTATCCTGGTGGGCGCTGTGAGCTTCATGCTCTTATTGCTCTACTTCACGTTCTTTGCTGGCAACGGCAACAAGAAGACGGTGACAACGCAAGCTCCGAGCTCGGCACCGAAGTAG